A single window of Nicotiana tomentosiformis chromosome 1, ASM39032v3, whole genome shotgun sequence DNA harbors:
- the LOC104096038 gene encoding ubiquitin carboxyl-terminal hydrolase 3-like — MGATGSKLEKALGDQFPEGERYFGLENFGNTCYCNSVLQALYFCVPFREQLLEYYANNKSPPEAEENLLTCLAELFSQISSQKKKTGVIAPRRFVQRVRKQNELFRGYMHQDAHEFLNFLLNELVDILEKESHASKSLMASSPEKVANGSCNGQSNGVKKEPLVTWVHKNFQGILTNETRCLRCETVTARDETFFDLSLDIEQNSSITSCLKNFSSTETLNAEDKFFCDKCCSLQEAQKRMKIKKPPHILVIHLKRFKYMEQLGRYKKLSYRVVFPLELKLSNTIENTDSEYSLFAVVVHVGSGPNHGHYVSLVKSHNHWLFFDDENAEIIDESAVQTFFGSAQEYSSNTDHGYILFYESLAATKS, encoded by the exons ATGGGTGCAACGGGTTCGAAGCTGGAGAAGGCCCTCGGCGACCAATTTCCCGAAGGCGAACGCTACTTTGGCCTCGAAAACTTTGGCAACACTTGTTACTGCAACAGCGTCTTGCAG GCGCTGTACTTTTGTGTACCATTCCGTGAGCAACTGCTGGAGTATTATGCAAATAATAAAAGCCCTCCAGAAGCGGAGGAGAATCTCTTAACTTGTCTGGCTGAATTGTTCTCACAG ATAAGTTCACAGAAGAAGAAAACTGGTGTTATTGCTCCACGGCGCTTTGTGCAAAGAGTCAGGAAGCAAAATGAACTTTTCCGAGGTTACATGCATCAA GATGCCCATGAGTTTTTGAACTTCTTGTTAAATGAACTCGTTGATATCTTGGAGAAAGAGTCACATGCATCGAAAAGCTTAATGGCAAGTTCTCCTGAAAAAGTAGCAAATGGATCATGCAATGGTCAGAGCAATGGTGTTAAGAAGGAGCCACTTGTTACCTGGGTGCACAAAAATTTTCAG GGTATATTAACCAATGAAACAAGATGTTTGAGGTGTGAGACAGTCACAGCAAGGGATGAGACATTTTTTGATTTGAGCCTTGATATTGAACAGAACAGTTCAATTACAAGCTGCCTCAAAAATTTCAGTTCGACAGAGACCCTCAATGCAGAGGACAAATTTTTCTGCGACAAGTGCTGTAG CTTGCAAGAAGCACAAAAACGGATGAAGATAAAGAAACCGCCACACATCCTGGTCATTCATTTGAAGCGTTTCAAGTATATGGAACAACTAGGTCGTTACAAAAAGTTGTCTTACCGTGTAGTGTTTCCTCTGGAGCTGAAACTAAGCAACACCATTGAAAACACGGACTCTGAGTATTCTCTATTTGCTGTTGTTGTTCATGTTGGGAGTGGGCCAAACCATGGGCATTATGTTAGTCTTGTGAAAAGCCACAACCACTGGTTGTTCTTTGATGATGAGAACGCTGAGATCATTGATGAGTCTGCTGTTCAGACCTTTTTTGGCTCAGCTCAAGAGTACTCGAGCAATACAGATCATGGCTATATTCTCTTCTATGAGAGCCTTGCTGCTACCAAGAGCTGA